One window of the Allosaccharopolyspora coralli genome contains the following:
- a CDS encoding SdpI family protein — MNIALQTLLCGVLLFGGVLLLVVAHRSAQERLGRNRFVGVRTSATMRSDDAFRIGNREAASATRLGGVISVVSGVAVLFAPAGGPLGVGIAIVGTAAMLGFVILGGVRGHRAAQSHGA; from the coding sequence GTGAACATCGCGCTCCAAACCCTGCTGTGCGGGGTCCTGCTGTTCGGCGGGGTGCTGCTCCTGGTCGTCGCGCACCGGTCCGCGCAGGAACGACTCGGCCGGAACCGGTTCGTCGGCGTCCGCACGTCCGCGACTATGCGCAGCGACGACGCCTTCCGCATCGGCAACCGTGAGGCCGCGTCCGCGACCCGGCTGGGCGGAGTGATCTCGGTGGTCAGCGGAGTCGCGGTGTTGTTCGCACCCGCAGGCGGTCCGCTCGGAGTGGGGATCGCCATCGTCGGCACGGCCGCGATGCTCGGCTTCGTCATCCTGGGCGGGGTTCGCGGACACCGCGCCGCGCAGAGTCACGGCGCCTGA
- a CDS encoding esterase-like activity of phytase family protein has product MNRRWVAAGCAAVMTTLLPASPAFADQDRVRLLGATTVPHAWEFEGTTVGGLSGIDRDPRTGEFVLISDDRSQQQPSRFYSARLNPETGAPELTGTRPFLRPDGRPYPPPEVGDGTTVDPEEIRFDPRSHELWWTSEGARAEQVIDPAVRIAAPDGSFRSELDLPENLRMAEGTGPRHNEALEALTFAAGGELVMHATEGPLMQDGESPTVDHGALGRVTAQDRSGSVVAQHAYPMDPVFAESPSGGFSNNGVVSILAADEHDPYRYLVMERSFVTGVGNSVRIYEVDARGATDVRDLDSLKGDDVTPVRKELLVDLGDLDLGEHGPVDNVEGMTWGPELPGGERSLVLVSDDNFSAEQKTQLIALGVR; this is encoded by the coding sequence ATGAACAGACGATGGGTGGCCGCCGGGTGCGCGGCCGTGATGACGACCCTGCTGCCCGCGTCCCCGGCGTTCGCGGACCAGGACCGAGTGCGACTGCTGGGTGCGACGACCGTGCCGCACGCGTGGGAGTTCGAGGGCACCACCGTCGGTGGTCTGTCCGGGATCGACCGTGATCCGCGGACCGGTGAGTTCGTGCTGATCAGCGACGACCGCTCGCAGCAGCAGCCGTCACGGTTCTACTCGGCTCGACTGAACCCTGAAACAGGTGCGCCCGAGCTGACCGGAACGCGTCCGTTCCTGCGTCCCGACGGCCGTCCGTACCCACCGCCGGAGGTTGGCGACGGCACCACCGTCGACCCGGAGGAGATCCGCTTCGACCCGCGCTCCCACGAGCTGTGGTGGACCAGCGAAGGCGCTCGTGCGGAGCAGGTGATCGACCCGGCGGTGCGGATCGCCGCACCCGACGGCTCGTTCCGGTCCGAGCTCGACCTGCCCGAGAACCTGCGGATGGCCGAAGGCACCGGTCCGCGTCACAACGAGGCGTTGGAAGCCCTGACCTTCGCCGCAGGCGGGGAACTCGTTATGCACGCCACCGAGGGGCCACTGATGCAGGACGGCGAGTCCCCGACCGTCGACCACGGAGCACTCGGTCGGGTCACCGCACAGGACCGGTCCGGTTCCGTCGTCGCCCAGCACGCCTACCCGATGGATCCCGTGTTCGCCGAGTCGCCGAGCGGCGGCTTCTCCAACAACGGTGTGGTCTCGATCCTCGCGGCCGACGAGCACGACCCGTACCGCTACCTGGTCATGGAACGCTCGTTCGTCACCGGCGTCGGCAACTCGGTCCGGATCTACGAGGTCGATGCTCGCGGCGCCACCGACGTCCGTGACCTGGACTCCCTCAAGGGAGACGACGTCACCCCGGTACGCAAGGAACTGCTGGTCGACCTCGGCGACCTCGATCTCGGCGAGCACGGCCCGGTGGACAACGTGGAGGGCATGACCTGGGGGCCCGAGCTGCCCGGCGGCGAGCGTTCGCTCGTGCTCGTCTCCGACGACAACTTCTCCGCCGAGCAGAAGACCCAGCTCATAGCCCTCGGAGTCCGCTGA
- a CDS encoding alpha/beta fold hydrolase, with the protein MQVTHSDLPTFVLVHGQACNSTIWGPVQRELSLRGRRSLALDLPGNGASGRRPTSYYQQPADLAAFAAEPSAVANVGVDAWAEHVLDEVRTVAEHGPVVLVGTSAGGVAITEVANRAPELLDRLVYVSAWCPVGSSTVAECMAWPEQQGNLFDAVPFPLLNDPARDGFARVNLRSNDPEFFSRMKAASMHDGTDEQFRAVLNLMEPDANLLAATEECRAWPETFGTVPRTYVRLAEDRSITLASQDRMIAEADAAMPQNPFDVCTVFSSHVGYFHRPADLVEVLVGV; encoded by the coding sequence GTGCAAGTGACTCACTCCGACCTGCCGACGTTCGTTCTCGTACACGGGCAGGCGTGCAACTCGACCATCTGGGGCCCGGTGCAGCGTGAGCTGTCCTTACGTGGCCGGCGTTCACTCGCTCTGGACCTGCCCGGCAACGGTGCGAGCGGGCGACGTCCTACGTCGTACTACCAACAGCCCGCCGACCTCGCCGCGTTCGCCGCGGAACCGTCCGCTGTGGCGAACGTCGGCGTCGACGCCTGGGCCGAGCACGTACTCGACGAGGTCCGCACCGTCGCCGAGCACGGTCCCGTTGTCCTCGTCGGCACCAGTGCCGGCGGCGTGGCGATCACGGAGGTCGCCAATCGTGCCCCGGAACTCCTCGATCGTCTCGTCTACGTCTCGGCCTGGTGTCCTGTCGGCTCCTCGACCGTGGCCGAGTGCATGGCGTGGCCGGAACAGCAAGGCAATCTGTTCGACGCTGTCCCGTTTCCGCTGCTCAACGATCCCGCGCGGGACGGCTTCGCCCGGGTGAACCTGCGCTCGAACGATCCGGAATTCTTCTCCCGGATGAAGGCCGCGTCGATGCACGACGGGACCGACGAGCAGTTCCGTGCGGTGCTGAATCTGATGGAGCCGGACGCCAACCTGCTCGCCGCCACCGAGGAGTGTCGCGCCTGGCCTGAGACGTTCGGCACGGTCCCGCGTACGTACGTGCGGCTCGCCGAGGACCGTTCGATCACCCTGGCCAGCCAGGACCGGATGATCGCCGAAGCGGACGCGGCCATGCCGCAGAACCCGTTCGACGTGTGCACCGTGTTCTCGAGCCACGTCGGCTACTTTCATCGGCCGGCGGACCTGGTGGAGGTTCTCGTCGGCGTGTGA
- a CDS encoding YqgE/AlgH family protein, with the protein MGSDAEVEPGTLLVAAPQLLDDNFRRTVVYVIHHRDEGTLGVVLNRPSEVPVHDVLPQWGAHASDPQSLFVGGPVEQRTAICLAALRAGESPEAVGGVVAVNGPVGLVDLDGDPDELVPRTRGLRFFAGYAGWDSEQLAGELERGDWHVVPALPDDVIAAPGADLWGHVLRRQGVPMAYLATHPGDVQLN; encoded by the coding sequence GTGGGATCGGACGCCGAGGTGGAGCCGGGGACGCTGCTGGTCGCGGCTCCCCAACTGCTCGACGACAACTTCCGTCGGACCGTCGTGTACGTGATTCATCATCGCGACGAGGGCACGCTCGGTGTGGTTCTGAACCGGCCGAGCGAGGTTCCGGTGCACGACGTGCTGCCGCAGTGGGGAGCGCACGCCAGCGACCCGCAGTCGCTGTTCGTCGGCGGCCCGGTGGAACAGCGCACCGCGATCTGTCTCGCCGCGCTGCGCGCCGGGGAGTCCCCGGAGGCGGTCGGCGGTGTCGTGGCCGTCAACGGCCCGGTCGGTCTGGTCGATCTCGACGGTGATCCGGACGAGCTCGTCCCTCGTACGCGCGGTCTGCGGTTCTTCGCCGGTTACGCGGGCTGGGACTCCGAACAGCTCGCCGGGGAGCTCGAGCGCGGCGACTGGCACGTCGTGCCCGCACTGCCGGACGACGTGATCGCCGCGCCGGGGGCCGACCTGTGGGGCCACGTCCTGCGCAGGCAGGGAGTGCCGATGGCCTATCTCGCTACCCACCCCGGGGACGTGCAGCTCAACTGA
- a CDS encoding SdpI family protein has protein sequence MAGTEQVVAGLVLIGSGLLLIVLVRKPIVGVPQTRITGFRTPARAVSDDAIRAGHRVSAALLNAGSLLLVMAVAGILLLEPGALSVTVAVLGTCGATGFMFVGAVRGERESRRVDRASDEAVS, from the coding sequence GTGGCGGGAACCGAGCAGGTCGTCGCGGGCCTCGTCCTGATCGGATCGGGGCTGCTGCTGATCGTGCTCGTGCGCAAGCCGATCGTCGGAGTGCCCCAGACCAGGATCACCGGGTTCCGGACACCGGCCAGGGCCGTCAGCGACGACGCCATCCGCGCGGGTCACCGAGTCTCGGCCGCGCTGCTGAACGCAGGCAGTCTGCTCCTGGTCATGGCGGTGGCGGGGATCCTGCTGCTCGAGCCGGGCGCGTTGTCGGTGACGGTGGCCGTGCTCGGCACCTGCGGCGCCACCGGGTTCATGTTCGTCGGTGCCGTTCGCGGGGAGCGGGAATCCCGGCGTGTGGATCGGGCGAGCGACGAAGCGGTCAGTTGA
- the leuS gene encoding leucine--tRNA ligase, whose protein sequence is MSGSAGTQEGSTSADEMPRYRYTAQLAGEIEQRWQRRWEELGTFHTRNPSGPLATRDAVPEDKLFVQDMFPYPSGSGLHVGHPLGYIGTDVYARFQRMNGYNVLHTMGFDAFGLPAEQYAVQTGTHPRTTTENNMELFLGQIRRLGLGHDERRRIATTDIEFYRWTQWIFLQIFHSWYDTEADGGRGRARPIRELEAQFALGERATPDGRPWQELSRTEQHRVLDSYRLVYLSEAPVNWSPGLGTVVANEEVTADGLTERGNFPVFRRNLKQWMMRITAYADRLVDDLDRLEWPEKVKSMQRNWIGRSQGAQVRFELDGSAGDIEVFTTRPDTLFGATYLVLAPEHPLVDELTATGWPAGTDELWTEGAATPAEAVASYRRAAASKSDVDRQENKDKTGVFTGAWATNPVDGKVLPVFIADYVLMGYGTGAIMAVPGEDQRDWDFATVFGLPVIRTVQPPEGFDGEAYSGEGPRINSSNPERGLSLDGLDLDQAKKVVVSWLEEQGAGTGSVQYKLRDWLFARQRYWGEPFPIVYDEDGNPLGLPEDQLPVQLPDVADYSPTTYDPDDANSSPQPPLAKATEWAEVELDLGDGLTHYHRDTNTMPQWAGSCWYQLRYIDPDNDSQFVDPANERYWMGPRPELHGTNDPGGLDLYVGGVEHAVLHLLYSRFWHKVLYDLGHLSSEEPYRRLYNQGYIQAFAYLDPRGVYVPAEEVVEDAGRYFHNGQEVRREYGKMGKSLKNSVSPDEMCDSFGADTLRLYEMAMGPLDASRPWATKDVVGSHRFLQRLWRNVIDEHTGELRVSDAELDVDTLRALHKTIAGVREDYRELRFNTAVAKLIELNNRLTKEFGSAAGVPRVAVEPLVLMVAPLTPHLAEELWSRLGYEDTLAHHAFPHADEQYLVEDTVEYPIQLNGKVRSRITVPASADEDAVQQAALADEKIAAALEGKDPSKVIVVPGRLVNVVG, encoded by the coding sequence ATGAGCGGCTCGGCAGGCACGCAGGAGGGCTCCACCTCCGCCGACGAGATGCCCCGGTACCGGTACACCGCACAGCTGGCCGGTGAGATCGAACAGCGCTGGCAACGGCGGTGGGAAGAGCTCGGGACGTTCCACACGCGCAACCCGTCCGGTCCGCTGGCCACCCGCGACGCGGTGCCGGAGGACAAGCTGTTCGTCCAGGACATGTTCCCGTACCCGTCGGGCTCCGGCCTGCACGTCGGACACCCGCTGGGCTACATCGGCACCGACGTCTACGCGCGGTTCCAGCGGATGAACGGCTACAACGTGCTGCACACGATGGGCTTCGACGCGTTCGGGCTGCCCGCCGAGCAGTACGCTGTGCAGACCGGCACCCACCCGCGCACCACCACCGAGAACAACATGGAGTTGTTCCTGGGCCAGATCCGCAGGCTGGGGCTGGGCCACGACGAGCGCAGGCGGATCGCCACCACCGACATCGAGTTCTACCGCTGGACACAGTGGATCTTCCTGCAGATCTTCCACTCCTGGTACGACACCGAGGCCGACGGCGGGCGCGGTCGAGCCCGCCCGATCCGGGAGTTGGAGGCGCAGTTCGCGCTGGGCGAGCGCGCGACCCCCGACGGACGCCCGTGGCAGGAGCTCTCGCGCACCGAGCAGCACCGGGTGCTGGACTCCTACCGCCTGGTGTACCTGTCCGAGGCCCCGGTGAATTGGTCACCCGGTCTGGGCACGGTCGTGGCGAACGAGGAAGTCACCGCCGACGGGCTGACCGAGCGCGGCAACTTCCCGGTGTTCCGCCGCAACCTCAAGCAGTGGATGATGCGGATCACCGCCTACGCCGACCGGCTCGTCGACGACCTGGACCGCCTGGAATGGCCGGAGAAGGTCAAGTCGATGCAGCGCAACTGGATCGGACGCTCGCAGGGTGCGCAGGTGCGGTTCGAGCTGGACGGCTCGGCCGGGGACATCGAGGTCTTCACCACCCGGCCGGACACCCTGTTCGGAGCCACCTACCTGGTGCTGGCACCGGAACACCCGCTGGTCGACGAGCTGACCGCGACCGGCTGGCCTGCGGGGACCGACGAGCTCTGGACCGAGGGCGCCGCCACGCCCGCCGAGGCGGTGGCCAGCTACCGTCGTGCGGCGGCGTCGAAGTCCGATGTGGACCGCCAGGAGAACAAGGACAAGACCGGTGTGTTCACCGGTGCCTGGGCGACGAACCCGGTCGACGGCAAGGTGCTGCCGGTGTTCATCGCCGACTACGTGCTGATGGGTTACGGGACCGGCGCGATCATGGCCGTCCCCGGTGAGGACCAGCGCGACTGGGATTTCGCGACGGTCTTCGGCCTGCCGGTGATCCGCACGGTTCAGCCTCCGGAGGGCTTCGACGGCGAGGCGTACTCCGGCGAAGGACCGCGGATCAACTCCTCGAACCCCGAGCGCGGCCTGAGCCTCGACGGTCTGGACCTGGACCAGGCCAAGAAGGTCGTCGTCTCCTGGCTGGAGGAACAGGGCGCCGGTACCGGTTCGGTGCAGTACAAGCTGCGCGACTGGCTCTTCGCCAGGCAGCGGTACTGGGGCGAGCCGTTTCCGATCGTCTACGACGAGGACGGCAACCCGCTGGGTCTGCCCGAGGACCAGCTGCCGGTGCAACTGCCCGACGTCGCGGACTACTCGCCCACCACCTACGACCCGGACGACGCGAACAGCTCGCCGCAGCCGCCGCTGGCGAAGGCGACCGAGTGGGCCGAGGTCGAGCTGGATCTGGGCGACGGGCTCACGCACTATCACCGGGACACCAACACGATGCCGCAGTGGGCGGGCTCGTGCTGGTACCAGCTGCGCTACATCGACCCGGACAACGACAGCCAGTTCGTGGACCCGGCCAACGAGCGGTACTGGATGGGTCCGCGCCCCGAGCTGCACGGCACGAACGACCCCGGCGGCCTCGACCTCTACGTCGGCGGGGTGGAGCACGCGGTGCTGCACCTGCTGTACTCCCGGTTCTGGCACAAGGTGCTCTACGACCTGGGACACCTGAGCTCGGAAGAGCCGTACCGGCGGCTGTACAACCAGGGCTACATCCAGGCGTTCGCCTACCTCGACCCGCGCGGCGTGTACGTGCCCGCCGAGGAGGTCGTCGAGGATGCCGGGCGTTACTTCCACAATGGACAGGAAGTGCGCCGCGAGTACGGGAAGATGGGCAAGAGCCTGAAGAACTCCGTCTCCCCTGACGAGATGTGCGACTCCTTCGGTGCCGACACGCTGCGCCTGTACGAGATGGCGATGGGGCCGCTGGACGCCTCCCGCCCGTGGGCGACGAAGGACGTCGTCGGCTCGCACCGGTTCCTGCAACGCCTGTGGCGCAACGTGATCGACGAGCACACGGGTGAGCTGCGGGTCAGCGACGCGGAACTCGACGTCGACACGCTGCGCGCCCTGCACAAGACGATCGCGGGTGTTCGCGAGGACTACCGGGAACTGCGGTTCAACACCGCAGTGGCGAAGCTGATCGAGCTGAACAACCGCCTCACGAAGGAGTTCGGTTCGGCTGCCGGCGTCCCCCGCGTCGCGGTGGAGCCGTTGGTGCTGATGGTCGCGCCGCTGACCCCGCACCTGGCGGAGGAACTGTGGTCCCGCCTCGGGTACGAGGACACGCTGGCGCACCACGCGTTCCCGCACGCCGACGAGCAGTACCTCGTCGAGGACACCGTCGAGTACCCGATTCAGCTCAACGGCAAGGTCCGCTCCCGCATCACCGTGCCGGCCTCCGCCGACGAGGACGCGGTCCAGCAAGCGGCGCTTGCTGACGAGAAGATCGCGGCGGCGCTGGAAGGCAAAGACCCGAGCAAGGTGATCGTCGTCCCCGGCCGCCTCGTCAACGTAGTCGGCTGA
- a CDS encoding TetR/AcrR family transcriptional regulator, protein MTKLTQRGQAGVTTDLEIRRRARILLRTDGHDAVTLRAIARALGITAPALYRYYDSREDLLRQLCDDICADLSHELARRVQHVAPDAFAERVTETCRGLRTWAVAHPREFTLVFATPPSADAQSPTVGQDEFAGVFLSLAGPLLVEGTAMTPARPVPGEFLSTVEHHRTALAEACVAHGLDLAPEDIRAGHVYALLQWWIRIYGHIALEVFGRFPFDVRHAEVLFEVLLTDLVHDIELS, encoded by the coding sequence ATGACGAAGCTCACCCAGCGCGGACAAGCCGGCGTGACGACCGACCTCGAGATCCGCAGGCGCGCGCGCATCCTGCTGCGCACGGACGGTCACGACGCCGTCACGCTCCGGGCGATCGCCCGCGCGCTGGGCATCACCGCGCCCGCGTTGTACCGCTACTACGACTCCCGCGAGGACCTGCTCCGCCAGCTCTGCGACGACATCTGCGCCGATCTCTCGCACGAGCTCGCCCGCCGCGTCCAGCACGTCGCCCCGGACGCGTTCGCCGAGCGCGTCACCGAGACCTGCCGAGGGCTGCGCACCTGGGCCGTGGCGCACCCGCGCGAGTTCACGCTGGTGTTCGCGACCCCACCGTCCGCGGACGCGCAGTCACCGACCGTGGGCCAGGACGAGTTCGCGGGCGTGTTCCTGTCCCTGGCCGGCCCGTTGCTCGTGGAAGGCACGGCCATGACACCGGCGCGTCCCGTTCCCGGCGAGTTCCTGTCCACAGTGGAACACCATCGAACCGCGCTCGCCGAGGCCTGCGTCGCACACGGCCTCGACCTGGCACCGGAAGACATCCGAGCCGGACACGTCTACGCCCTGCTGCAGTGGTGGATCCGCATCTACGGGCACATCGCACTGGAGGTCTTCGGCCGCTTCCCGTTCGACGTGCGCCACGCCGAAGTGCTTTTCGAGGTACTGCTGACCGACCTCGTCCACGACATCGAACTGTCCTGA
- a CDS encoding acyl-CoA dehydrogenase family protein — protein MEIATTPQRFDTAELATLLAGRWADVRQRVRKSLDENPLPPPEDPGTEAQREHVLAQMQQLATHGVAGLGFPASHGGEGDVGGSTVSLEMLGGNLSLMVKAGVQWGLFGGAVVALGTERHHDRYLTDIMDMSLPGCFAMTETGHGSDVQSLGTTATYDAETGEFVVHTPFEAARKEYIGNAARDGRMAVVFAQLHVGGEQHGVHALMVPIRDEQGVAMPGVSIEDSGRKGGLNGVDNGRLYFDHVRVPREALLNKFGDVAEDGTYSSSIRSRNKRFFTMLGALIRGRISIAGVSGASTKIALEVALRYGEVRRQFENPGTQAETPVLDYLAHQRKLLPALAKSYALHFAQEELVSCLHDLSTAEQVDEWQQRELESRAAGLKALSSWHALHTIQTCREACGGAGYLAENQLTGLRDDIDVFTTFEGDNTVLLQQVAKGLLTNYKDEFEELGTLGMARFVADQFVGAVIERTAARKILQRIADAAPGRDDEDVLFDRGWQLNLFDDREQHVLEGVAKRLRRATSDGADPFEVFNNAQDHVLRAARVHVDRVVLEAFVAAVERCTDPDLAVVLGQLCDLYVLSTVEEDKAWFLEHERISGGRAKAVTEAVNTLCRRLRPHAVSLVEAFGTPRQWITAPIATGAEAARQQEQRTHEQ, from the coding sequence ATGGAGATCGCGACCACGCCGCAACGGTTCGACACCGCGGAGCTGGCCACGCTGCTGGCCGGACGGTGGGCCGACGTGCGGCAGCGAGTGCGCAAGTCGCTGGACGAGAATCCGCTGCCCCCGCCGGAGGACCCGGGCACCGAGGCGCAGCGCGAGCACGTGCTGGCGCAGATGCAGCAGCTCGCCACGCACGGTGTGGCGGGCCTGGGGTTCCCGGCATCGCACGGCGGTGAGGGCGACGTCGGCGGTTCGACCGTGTCGTTGGAGATGCTCGGCGGGAACCTCTCGCTGATGGTCAAGGCGGGTGTGCAGTGGGGCCTGTTCGGCGGGGCGGTCGTCGCGCTCGGTACCGAGCGCCACCACGACCGGTACCTCACCGACATCATGGACATGTCGCTGCCCGGCTGTTTTGCGATGACCGAGACCGGACACGGGTCCGACGTGCAGTCGTTGGGCACCACGGCGACCTACGACGCCGAAACGGGCGAGTTCGTCGTGCACACGCCGTTCGAGGCCGCCCGCAAGGAGTACATCGGCAACGCGGCGCGCGACGGCCGGATGGCGGTGGTGTTCGCGCAGCTGCACGTGGGCGGCGAGCAGCACGGGGTGCACGCGCTGATGGTCCCGATCCGCGACGAGCAGGGAGTCGCGATGCCCGGTGTGTCCATCGAGGACTCCGGACGCAAGGGCGGCCTCAACGGGGTGGACAACGGGCGTCTGTACTTCGACCACGTGCGGGTGCCGCGTGAGGCGCTGCTGAACAAGTTCGGCGACGTCGCCGAGGACGGCACGTACAGCAGCTCGATCCGGAGCAGGAACAAGCGCTTCTTCACGATGCTGGGCGCGCTGATCCGGGGTCGGATCTCGATCGCCGGCGTCTCGGGCGCGAGCACGAAGATCGCGTTGGAGGTGGCGCTGCGCTATGGCGAGGTCCGGCGTCAGTTCGAGAACCCCGGAACGCAGGCCGAGACGCCTGTCCTCGATTACCTGGCACACCAGCGAAAGCTGCTCCCCGCTCTCGCGAAGTCCTATGCGCTGCACTTCGCGCAGGAAGAGCTCGTCTCGTGCCTGCACGACCTCTCGACGGCGGAACAAGTCGACGAATGGCAGCAGCGTGAACTGGAATCCCGGGCCGCCGGGCTGAAAGCACTCTCGTCTTGGCACGCGTTGCACACCATTCAGACTTGCCGTGAGGCGTGCGGTGGAGCCGGGTACCTGGCGGAGAATCAGCTCACCGGCCTGCGCGACGACATCGACGTGTTCACCACGTTCGAGGGCGACAACACGGTGCTGCTGCAGCAGGTCGCCAAGGGTCTGCTGACGAACTACAAGGACGAGTTCGAGGAGCTCGGCACGCTGGGGATGGCGCGGTTCGTCGCCGACCAGTTCGTCGGCGCCGTGATCGAACGCACCGCGGCGCGCAAGATCCTGCAGCGGATCGCCGACGCCGCACCGGGCAGGGACGACGAGGACGTCCTGTTCGACAGGGGCTGGCAGCTGAACCTGTTCGACGATCGTGAACAGCACGTGCTCGAGGGCGTCGCGAAACGGTTGCGGCGGGCGACTTCTGACGGCGCCGATCCGTTCGAGGTGTTCAACAACGCGCAGGACCACGTGCTGCGGGCGGCGCGGGTGCACGTGGACCGGGTGGTCCTGGAGGCGTTCGTCGCGGCGGTCGAACGCTGCACCGACCCGGACCTCGCCGTGGTGCTCGGCCAGCTCTGCGACCTCTATGTCCTGTCCACAGTGGAAGAAGACAAGGCGTGGTTCCTTGAGCACGAACGAATCAGCGGCGGACGCGCGAAGGCCGTCACCGAGGCGGTGAACACGTTGTGTCGGCGGCTCCGGCCGCACGCCGTGTCCCTGGTGGAGGCGTTCGGCACGCCACGCCAGTGGATCACGGCGCCGATCGCGACCGGTGCGGAGGCCGCGCGACAGCAGGAGCAGCGCACGCACGAGCAGTGA
- a CDS encoding SdpI family protein encodes MTVVLQFLVSGVLAIGGVALIAVAWLSFQGKLPRNRYAGVRTPATLRSDEAFDVGNRVAAPATVAGGLVALISAAAMALAGSGTTGLVLAVGGVVGAFSLVFAAGVLGNRAAEAVPEPEVAGGCGGCPGGCCG; translated from the coding sequence GTGACCGTGGTGCTGCAGTTCTTGGTAAGTGGTGTCCTCGCCATCGGCGGGGTCGCGCTGATCGCTGTCGCGTGGCTGTCCTTCCAGGGCAAACTGCCGCGCAACCGCTACGCCGGAGTGCGCACTCCCGCCACGCTGCGCAGTGACGAGGCCTTCGATGTCGGCAACCGCGTGGCGGCTCCCGCCACCGTCGCCGGCGGACTCGTCGCGCTGATCAGCGCCGCCGCGATGGCGCTCGCCGGTAGCGGTACGACCGGGCTGGTACTGGCTGTCGGCGGTGTCGTCGGGGCGTTCTCACTGGTCTTCGCCGCCGGGGTGCTCGGCAACCGGGCGGCCGAGGCGGTGCCGGAGCCCGAGGTCGCCGGTGGCTGCGGAGGGTGCCCGGGCGGCTGCTGCGGCTGA